From the Desulfosarcina sp. BuS5 genome, one window contains:
- the fliN gene encoding flagellar motor switch protein FliN, with the protein MEALKTFDIKNSIVESTNELFETMLSMDVELSASEGSPGFEGGRITGSLSFAGNLMGSISITVSDEFSRVITASMLGMEVDEIEGEDEINDVILEVCNIIGGNLKSNFNDAGMHCVISTPSITTGMNFAIESMHMDRYENYIFISQGHKIFIEISLKPEDKSAVDAKKQLSSIDIQKFGTMDIISSTGDKVIEFFDAMLSMDLELTDTADQEPADTPKHVGTVNFAGDVNGSINVKVSEKFAHVITANMLGISVDKIENEGDIKDVIGEMANIIGGNLKTAFCDSGLECVISPPSITAGKNFKISVLNMDRYERFTFKFEHHDVTVEVCIKIDEASQQKSRAAVKEITSMATADDQQQNIDDLVSGASDAEVPAPEDKKPTDTRPVAEGQAKSADDASAMEEDRKNLDLVLDIAIDLTVELGRTRIKIKDLLALSPGSSISFSNLEGEPLDILANDKLIAKGEVIVENQKYGIRITKILSRIDRIKNLK; encoded by the coding sequence ATGGAAGCACTCAAGACATTTGACATAAAAAATTCCATTGTGGAGTCGACAAATGAACTGTTTGAAACAATGCTTTCCATGGATGTGGAACTATCCGCTTCGGAAGGCTCTCCTGGTTTTGAAGGCGGAAGAATAACCGGTTCATTAAGTTTTGCCGGTAATTTAATGGGCAGTATATCTATTACCGTAAGCGACGAGTTTTCCCGGGTAATTACCGCGAGCATGCTGGGCATGGAAGTTGATGAGATTGAAGGTGAAGATGAAATCAATGACGTGATTCTTGAGGTATGCAATATTATAGGCGGGAACCTGAAATCTAATTTTAATGATGCCGGCATGCATTGCGTTATCTCTACTCCCTCAATTACAACCGGAATGAATTTTGCGATTGAATCGATGCACATGGATCGGTATGAAAATTATATTTTCATAAGCCAGGGGCATAAAATATTCATTGAGATATCCTTAAAACCCGAGGATAAATCTGCTGTTGACGCAAAAAAGCAACTTTCAAGCATAGATATTCAAAAATTCGGCACAATGGATATAATATCATCCACCGGTGATAAAGTGATTGAATTTTTTGATGCCATGCTTTCCATGGATCTTGAATTAACCGATACAGCCGATCAAGAGCCTGCTGATACGCCAAAACATGTAGGCACGGTCAATTTTGCAGGAGATGTTAACGGTAGTATCAATGTAAAAGTCAGCGAAAAATTCGCCCATGTTATTACAGCAAACATGTTGGGTATTTCTGTTGATAAAATCGAAAATGAGGGTGATATTAAGGATGTTATCGGTGAAATGGCCAACATAATAGGAGGAAATCTTAAAACAGCCTTTTGCGATTCCGGCCTGGAGTGCGTAATCTCACCCCCCTCAATTACCGCCGGCAAAAATTTCAAAATTTCCGTTTTGAATATGGATAGATACGAACGGTTTACCTTTAAGTTCGAGCATCATGATGTTACCGTTGAAGTCTGTATCAAAATAGATGAAGCATCACAACAGAAAAGCCGGGCAGCGGTAAAAGAAATCACTTCAATGGCAACGGCTGATGATCAACAACAAAATATTGACGACCTCGTTTCGGGTGCTTCTGATGCGGAAGTACCAGCCCCTGAAGATAAAAAGCCTACAGATACACGCCCTGTTGCTGAAGGTCAGGCAAAGAGCGCTGATGATGCTTCTGCAATGGAGGAGGATAGGAAAAATCTGGATTTGGTTCTTGATATTGCAATAGATTTAACCGTTGAGCTGGGCCGAACCAGAATCAAGATAAAAGATCTTCTTGCTTTGAGCCCTGGTTCATCAATCAGTTTTTCCAATCTTGAAGGTGAACCACTAGATATTTTGGCAAACGACAAACTGATAGCCAAAGGAGAAGTAATTGTTGAAAACCAGAAATACGGCATCCGTATAACCAAAATACTTAGCCGGATTGATCGTATAAAAAATCTTAAGTGA
- a CDS encoding adenylosuccinate synthase, whose amino-acid sequence MPNIVIVGTQWGDEGKGKIVDLLSKDADIVIRFQGGNNAGHTLVVGGKQFISHLVPSGILQGKTCIIGNGMVVDPKVLINELDALRAMGIEVGFDNLKISEKAHIIMPYHKLIDLEREKKKGDNKIGTTGRGIGPAYEDKAARMGIRFSELIDSEVFIEKLKIVLDEKNFYLEHRFSAPTLDLNAIIEEYNIYAKRLASHVTNISVIIDNEIKSGKQVLLEGAQGTHLDIDHGTYPFVTSSNTVAGNACSGAGIGPKKISGILGIVKAYTTRVGEGPFPSELFDATGERIQEKGAEFGATTGRKRRCGWLDMVILKNAVRLNSLTGLVITKLDVLGGLKSLKICTGYECEGRIINDFPSDIKKLGLCKPVYESLPGWEENISGITQLAELPGNAKKYIKRIEELAETPAQIISVGPGRDETIMVNNPFNE is encoded by the coding sequence GTGCCTAATATAGTAATTGTCGGAACACAATGGGGCGATGAGGGCAAAGGTAAAATTGTCGATCTTCTCTCCAAAGATGCAGATATTGTTATAAGGTTTCAAGGAGGTAACAATGCCGGGCATACACTTGTTGTAGGTGGAAAGCAGTTTATCAGTCACCTGGTACCGTCCGGTATTCTGCAGGGGAAAACATGCATTATAGGTAATGGCATGGTTGTGGATCCAAAGGTTTTGATTAACGAGCTTGATGCATTAAGGGCTATGGGGATTGAGGTGGGATTCGACAACCTTAAAATCAGTGAAAAGGCTCATATTATAATGCCGTATCATAAACTGATAGATCTGGAACGGGAAAAGAAAAAGGGTGACAACAAAATCGGCACCACCGGCCGGGGCATCGGCCCCGCGTATGAAGACAAGGCAGCCCGAATGGGTATCAGGTTCAGCGAGCTGATAGATTCGGAAGTTTTTATAGAAAAATTAAAAATAGTGCTTGATGAAAAAAACTTTTATCTTGAGCATCGTTTTTCAGCGCCCACATTAGATCTCAACGCAATAATCGAGGAATATAATATATACGCAAAAAGACTGGCCTCACATGTTACAAATATATCGGTTATTATTGATAACGAGATAAAATCAGGGAAGCAGGTTCTTTTAGAAGGCGCCCAGGGTACTCATCTGGATATTGACCACGGCACATATCCTTTCGTGACTTCATCAAATACTGTTGCAGGAAATGCATGCAGCGGCGCAGGAATCGGACCGAAAAAAATCTCCGGAATACTCGGCATCGTAAAAGCATATACGACAAGGGTTGGGGAGGGCCCTTTCCCATCGGAACTTTTTGATGCCACAGGTGAGAGAATCCAGGAGAAAGGTGCGGAATTTGGTGCTACAACCGGCAGGAAACGCCGCTGCGGATGGCTCGATATGGTTATACTAAAAAATGCGGTCCGCCTGAACAGCCTGACCGGCCTGGTAATCACTAAACTCGATGTGCTTGGCGGCCTGAAATCTTTAAAGATCTGTACCGGCTATGAATGTGAGGGAAGGATCATTAATGATTTTCCATCCGATATAAAAAAGCTTGGCTTATGCAAACCTGTTTACGAAAGCTTGCCGGGCTGGGAAGAAAATATTTCCGGCATCACACAATTGGCAGAGCTTCCGGGTAATGCCAAAAAATATATAAAAAGGATAGAGGAACTTGCGGAAACACCGGCTCAGATCATTTCTGTAGGCCCGGGAAGAGATGAAACCATAATGGTTAACAATCCGTTTAATGAATAA
- the tadA gene encoding tRNA adenosine(34) deaminase TadA, whose amino-acid sequence MYKKYKSVKNEDLTPREDHTKFMNLALKEAGKAKLQNEVPVGAVLVDEKGGVVAMAHNMVIALSDPTAHAEILAIRKASAILANYRLLNTTLYVTIEPCIMCMGALIHARVKRVIYGARDSKWGAAGSLYCFTDDKRLNHHPEITGDVCGKACSNLIRDFFIEKRRSK is encoded by the coding sequence ATGTATAAAAAATACAAATCCGTCAAAAATGAAGACCTTACCCCCCGGGAAGATCATACGAAATTTATGAATCTTGCTTTAAAGGAAGCTGGAAAAGCAAAGCTTCAAAATGAGGTGCCTGTTGGAGCTGTGCTGGTGGATGAAAAAGGTGGAGTCGTAGCAATGGCGCATAATATGGTCATAGCACTATCCGACCCTACGGCACATGCCGAGATTCTTGCTATAAGGAAAGCTTCCGCAATACTTGCCAACTACAGGTTGTTAAATACAACACTCTATGTTACTATAGAACCTTGTATAATGTGTATGGGAGCATTAATTCATGCTCGCGTAAAAAGAGTGATTTATGGCGCAAGAGATTCAAAATGGGGTGCTGCAGGTTCACTCTATTGCTTTACGGATGATAAAAGATTGAATCACCATCCAGAGATAACAGGTGATGTGTGCGGGAAGGCATGCAGCAATTTGATCAGAGATTTTTTCATAGAAAAGAGAAGGAGTAAATAG
- a CDS encoding YihY/virulence factor BrkB family protein, translated as MIKSLKIILLAIRGFNKDKCYLMASALTFWSLLSIVPVAALAFGIASGFGFEKLLEKLLLEKIPGQEEVILQVVDFSHSLLEKTKGGLIAGIGVLLLFWAVIKVLGNIEQSFNDIWKLDKSRTLVRKIGDYLSLMIICPFIFIVSSSVTLFITTRITQLTERIALLGIISPLIFFSFKLAPYVLIWILFTFIYMIMPNTRVNFSSGLLGGIAAGTLYQFIQRGYITFQIGVSNYNAIYGSFAALPMFLLWLQISWLVVLAGTELSYAHQGLDKNTFEPDAGEINLTLKRLLALQIVHLIVKNFAMCKEPLAEAQLSESLGAPEKIVSSLLGELMDCKIVSCVCSDDREIAAYQPAVDIRKLSIYYILNAMDKQGIDDISLKKSYGFDVLSQSLKTMKEALEQSGANILLMDIE; from the coding sequence GTGATAAAATCTTTAAAAATTATTCTGCTGGCTATCCGCGGTTTTAACAAAGACAAATGTTATTTAATGGCCTCGGCCTTAACCTTCTGGTCTTTGTTATCCATTGTGCCGGTTGCCGCCCTGGCATTTGGAATTGCAAGTGGATTCGGATTCGAAAAACTGCTTGAAAAACTGCTCCTGGAAAAAATACCCGGACAGGAAGAGGTGATTTTACAGGTAGTCGATTTTTCGCATTCGTTACTGGAGAAGACAAAAGGAGGCCTTATAGCCGGTATAGGTGTTTTATTACTTTTCTGGGCTGTTATAAAAGTATTGGGGAATATTGAACAATCCTTTAATGATATCTGGAAGTTAGATAAATCCAGAACCTTGGTCCGCAAAATTGGAGATTATCTTTCATTGATGATTATCTGTCCCTTTATTTTTATAGTATCCAGCTCCGTTACCCTTTTTATAACAACCAGGATCACCCAGCTTACCGAAAGAATTGCTCTGCTCGGTATAATCAGCCCCCTTATATTTTTCAGTTTTAAGCTGGCCCCATATGTTTTGATATGGATACTTTTCACATTTATTTATATGATAATGCCTAATACCAGGGTGAATTTCAGTTCCGGGCTGCTGGGCGGCATTGCGGCAGGCACTCTTTACCAGTTTATCCAGCGGGGATATATCACATTCCAGATAGGTGTATCCAATTATAATGCTATATACGGAAGTTTTGCAGCATTACCCATGTTTTTGCTTTGGCTTCAAATCAGTTGGCTGGTTGTTCTTGCAGGTACGGAATTATCTTATGCTCACCAGGGTCTTGATAAAAATACCTTTGAACCGGATGCCGGAGAAATAAACCTGACTTTAAAAAGATTATTAGCGCTTCAGATCGTTCATCTTATAGTAAAAAATTTCGCTATGTGCAAGGAGCCTTTAGCAGAAGCCCAGCTATCGGAATCACTTGGGGCGCCGGAAAAAATTGTTTCAAGTCTGCTTGGCGAACTTATGGATTGCAAAATCGTTTCCTGTGTTTGTTCTGATGATAGAGAAATTGCAGCATATCAGCCTGCAGTAGATATACGCAAATTGTCAATCTATTATATTCTGAATGCTATGGACAAACAGGGGATTGATGATATATCATTAAAAAAAAGTTATGGCTTTGATGTGTTGTCCCAATCATTGAAAACCATGAAGGAGGCTTTAGAACAATCCGGGGCCAACATACTGCTTATGGATATTGAATAG
- the nadA gene encoding quinolinate synthase NadA yields MHYDINEKEIIKRIKTIKKKLGKELVILTHHYQRKEIVYLGDYGGDSFALSRQAAMNNDARFIVFCGVNFMAESAEILSQPNQIVQIPDLDAGCWMANMADISIVDESWEQAVSVIGEDKITPVVYMNADAVVKDFCGKNGGIICTSSNAPEALKWSFKRREKIFFFPDKHLGRNTANRLGIPPEEVIIWNPETPFGGNTKEAIKKAKIILWEGYCLVHTRFQVEDILKMRNKFPDAKVVVHPECPQEVVGAADDAGSTSFIVNYVDQAPAGATIVIGTEINLIDRLAFEYPEKKILALKHSLCPNMSKITLQKLLWSLENVGKVNIIKVPYKIKKGAKKALDRMLTL; encoded by the coding sequence ATGCATTACGATATTAATGAAAAAGAAATTATAAAACGTATAAAAACGATTAAGAAAAAACTTGGAAAAGAACTTGTAATACTGACCCACCATTATCAGAGGAAAGAAATCGTGTACCTTGGCGATTATGGGGGGGACTCTTTTGCCCTGTCCCGGCAGGCAGCAATGAATAATGATGCCCGTTTTATTGTTTTTTGCGGGGTTAATTTTATGGCTGAAAGCGCTGAAATTCTTTCACAGCCCAATCAGATAGTACAGATTCCGGATCTTGACGCCGGCTGCTGGATGGCTAATATGGCCGATATTTCCATTGTTGATGAGTCCTGGGAACAGGCAGTATCGGTTATAGGGGAAGATAAGATAACACCTGTTGTTTACATGAACGCCGATGCGGTGGTAAAGGATTTTTGCGGGAAAAACGGTGGCATCATATGCACATCGTCGAATGCACCTGAAGCCCTTAAGTGGAGTTTTAAGAGGCGTGAAAAAATTTTCTTTTTCCCTGACAAGCACCTCGGCCGTAACACCGCAAACAGATTGGGCATTCCTCCTGAAGAGGTTATAATATGGAATCCTGAAACGCCATTTGGCGGGAACACCAAAGAGGCTATCAAAAAAGCCAAAATAATTTTATGGGAGGGTTATTGCCTGGTACATACCCGTTTTCAGGTTGAAGACATTTTAAAAATGAGAAACAAATTCCCGGATGCAAAAGTTGTTGTTCACCCGGAATGTCCCCAGGAAGTGGTAGGCGCTGCAGATGACGCCGGCTCAACCAGTTTTATTGTAAATTATGTAGACCAGGCTCCTGCAGGTGCAACAATCGTAATCGGCACTGAAATCAATCTGATAGACCGTCTTGCCTTTGAATATCCTGAAAAAAAAATACTTGCACTCAAACATTCTCTTTGTCCCAATATGTCTAAAATAACTCTTCAGAAGCTTTTATGGTCCCTGGAAAATGTGGGAAAGGTCAATATTATAAAAGTGCCGTACAAAATAAAAAAGGGTGCAAAAAAAGCGCTGGATAGAATGCTTACATTATGA
- a CDS encoding thiazole synthase gives MTKLPCLKIANRTFESRLLMGTGKFSSNDVMKEAIAASGTEIVTVALRRADLSNPDDNIIGAIDTDRYLLLPNTSGARDADEAVRLARIARAAGCKPWVKLEVTPDPYYLLPDPIETLKAAEILVKEGFIVLPYINADPVLAKRLEDAGTAAVMPLGSPIGTNRGLKTADSIRIIIDQTQIPVVVDAGLGAPSHASQAMEMGADAVLVNTAIAVASDPIAMARAFKLGVEAGFTACMAGLGKEKIKAEASSPLTGFLRNNS, from the coding sequence TTGACAAAATTACCATGTCTTAAAATAGCGAACCGAACTTTTGAATCACGCCTCCTCATGGGAACCGGGAAATTTTCTTCCAATGATGTCATGAAAGAGGCCATTGCTGCTTCCGGAACTGAAATAGTTACCGTTGCGCTTCGCAGGGCCGATTTGTCAAATCCGGATGATAATATTATCGGGGCGATAGATACTGACAGATATCTTCTTCTACCTAATACAAGCGGCGCCCGTGATGCTGATGAGGCTGTACGTTTAGCCCGTATTGCGAGAGCAGCCGGATGCAAACCCTGGGTAAAGCTTGAAGTAACCCCTGACCCTTATTATCTTCTCCCTGATCCCATAGAGACGCTTAAAGCAGCCGAGATCCTGGTAAAAGAAGGTTTTATTGTGCTCCCCTACATTAATGCTGATCCTGTACTGGCAAAAAGGCTTGAAGATGCAGGTACTGCTGCTGTCATGCCTTTAGGATCTCCGATCGGGACAAACAGGGGACTTAAAACCGCTGATTCCATACGCATCATTATAGATCAGACTCAGATACCGGTCGTGGTTGACGCCGGGCTTGGCGCACCGTCACACGCTTCTCAAGCCATGGAGATGGGAGCGGATGCAGTGCTTGTTAACACTGCAATTGCAGTCGCCTCAGACCCCATAGCCATGGCCAGGGCTTTCAAACTGGGTGTTGAGGCCGGATTTACAGCCTGCATGGCCGGATTAGGCAAAGAAAAAATTAAGGCTGAAGCAAGTTCACCTTTGACAGGATTTCTCAGGAACAATTCATAA